The stretch of DNA GAACTTCATAGCGTTGTCTCCTCACCGGCCGGGATGTCGATGTTCGCGGTTTCGCCAAAGCCGATCTCCAGCCGCTGCGTTAGACCAAGCGATCTTACCGTCGCTAGCACTCGGTCCCCCTCTCGTTCAACCGTGATATCGAGACCTTCTTGGGGCAGACGAACGTTCAACGCCACGCCCTCGGCCTCCTTCGGCAACAGCGGCCGCAGCACGCGGCGCCCCGCGACATGGTGGAAGCCGACGAGCGTCTCGATGACGATCGTATTGACGAGGCCCGTCCAGCCGACGAACTCGCCTACCGGCTTGCTTCCGAGCGTGAAGTGCTTCCAGCGATTACCCGCTTTGCGGCCGAGCTCTTCGATGTCGTAACGGTCGGGGTCGTAGAACTCGAAGAACCGCCGGCACTCGCCGAACGTGCGATAGACCCCATCACACAGCCGGTACGCCAGCGACGCGGTCTCTTCCAAGTAGCCGTGACGCGCTAACCCTTGCAACACCGCATACGCCGTGTTGATCCAAACCGGCCCGCGCCACATGTCCTTGGCAAAGAAGGGGTCGTTGCGTGCAACCGTCGGCAGCGGAACGGTGGTCCCGAACGCTTCGGGGTCCATCGCTTGGTCTCGCAACCGATCGGCGAAGGCGTCCGTCGGCGCGCCGGCCCACAGCGGCAACAGCGAGGCGATCGTCTTCGAGCGGACAAACTCCCCCGACGTTTCGTTACGGTCGTAGTACACCCCGTCCCCGGCGTGCCACAGACGATCGTTCATCCCGTCGCGGAGGCCTTGGGCGGCTTGACGATAGGTCGGCGCGTCCTCGCGGTCGAGCAAGTCGCTTAACTCCGCCAGTGCCTCGCACTGCAACACCATGTAGGTCGTGAAGTCGGGCGCCGCCAAATGCGTCGTGTCGGCGAAGCGGCTTTCATCGAGCGTCGAGAACCGCGGCGAGTTGTCGATGCCGGACTCATACGGATGAAGCCAAGCATAGAGACCGCCTTCTAGTCGCCGATTAGCTTTCAGCCATTCGTGATAGGCGGCGAGCGGTTCGTACATCGCGCCTAGCCAGCCGGGGTCGTCACGGATTTCTTGCGCCTGGGCTAAGCGATGCACAGCCCATGCCAAGAGTGGAGGCTGCGTGAACACCGACTCGCTGAAGTCCGCGACGACGTGTTGCAAGCGATCGCCGTCCCGCAGATCGACCACCGCTTGCAGTACGTCCCTGGCGACCATGCGGTCCCACGGCGCCCAGACCTGCGAGATGAACGCCGAGTCCCACAGGTAGACGCCCGCGAAGGAAGGCGCCGGGTGCGCGTAGCGGACGGGCGACAGCGTGTCGGGCGTCTGTAGGTTTAGCAGCAGCGTCGCATAAACGCCCGCAAAGCCTTCTTCCCAGACCGCGGCGCGATTGGCCTCGACTCCCGCGACGCCGAGACTCGGCGCGCTGTATCGCACGCCCTTCTTGTCGAGCAACGTCCGCGCCAGCTCGATCGGCACCGCGTCGAGCCGCCGGTCCACTAGCCGCGACCAGAGCAGCAGGTTGAACCCGTAGACCCCCACCCGTCGCAGCCGCGACGCAAACCGCGCCGCATGGTGCGTCTGAAGACGGAAGCTGCGGAGCGCGTGGCGGATCACAGGGCGGCGGCTCGCGGTGAGAGTGCGTGAGGGTCTCCCCATCATCGCTTGTCGCGTGCCATTGAAACACTCCCGGACTCTTACCAGTCGTTGCTGGTTGCTGTGCTGCCAGAGATGCCGCTAATCAGCCAGTCGCTAATCAGCCAGTCGCTAATCAGCCAGTCGCTAATCAGCCAGTCGCTAATCAGCCAGTCGCTAATCGGAGGGACGTCAATCTCAGCTTGCAGCTCGCTTGGTCGCTCCCTTACGGTCGCGGCTCGGATAAGGGTCCACCGACCACTAACGTGGCCGGCTCGCCGTTGTCTCTCTGCGTCTCCGTGTCTTTGCGAGAATCATCCAACTTCCGGCCAACCAAAAAACAAAAGCGGCCCGATCCAGATGGACCGGGCCGCCTTGGGTGTTGACCAGCCCTATTTTGTCTTCCGAGGTACGCCCTTACGGGAGGCGTGCCGCTCGTCAGATGTAGGCGACTCTGTCGTTACCTCGCGACGATCAGTTGCAGCCGCACTCGCCAGCCGGGGCGCCGCACTCAGTGCAAGCGGCCGGGGGGCAGTCGGTCACGATCCGGCAAGGAACCTGGATCGAGACGCAACGCGGGACACAAACCTTGACCGTGTAAGCCTCTTTGCGGGGGACGCACTTGTAGCACGTCACCGTCCGCTGGCAGCAAACCGGCACGCAGACCTTGTAGCACACGGTCTTGGTGCGGCACTCGGGAACCATCTTGCAGACCTGGTAGGTGCAGGTCTTGCACTCGGGAACCATCTTGCAGACCTTGTAGCAGCAGGTCTTGGTGCGGCACTCGGGAACCATCTTGCAGACCTGGTAGGTGCAGGTCTTGCACTCGGGAACCATCTTGCAGACCTTGTAGCAGCAGGTCTTGGTGCGGCACTCGGGAACCATCTTGCAGACCTGGTAGGTGCAGGTCTTGCACTCGGGAACCATCTTGCAGACCTTGTAGCAGCAGGTCTTGGTGCGGCACTCGGGAACCATCTTGCAGACCTGGTAGGTGCAGGTCTTGCACTCGGGAACCATCTTGCAGACCTTGTAGCAGCAGGTCTTGGTGCGGCACTCGGGAACCATCTTGCAGACCTGGTAGGTGCAGGTCTTGCATTCGGGAACCATCTTGCAGACCTTGTAGCAGCAGGTCTTGGTGCGGCACTCAGGAACCATCTTGCAAACCTTGTACTCACAAGTCTTGCACTCGGGGACCATCGTGCAGACCTTGTAGCAGCAGGTCTTCACAACGGGCTCGCAGACGTACTTCGTGCAGCACACTTCACGAGTCTCGCAACGCGGGACCCAAACCTTCTTGCAGCAGGTCGTCGGGGCCGTCGTGCACTCGATCTTGCAGCACGAACCCGGCTGGTAGCAGCAGCTGCACGTGCAGGGGTTGTAGACCCACTTGCCCGGGTTGCGGACCGTGCGGTGGTAGGTCTTGCCCGGGATCGTGTACGACTGGGTCTCCCAGCTGCCCGTGTTGACCGTCACCGTCTTGGTGTAGGGGACAGCCTTGCGGACATAGGTCGTGACGTCACGGGTCCGCGTCTCCCACACCGGCTTGTGGACGGTGTAGCTGCGGGTCTTCGTTTCCCATGTCGGGACCATCACCGTGTAGTTGATGTCCTTCGAGTGGGTTTCCCAAACCGGCTTGCAGACGGTGTAGGTGCGAGTCTTGGTCTCGTACACCGGCTTCATAACGGTGTAGTTGATCTCGCGCTGACGCGTTTCCCAAACCGGCTTGCAGACGGTGTAGGTGCGAGTCTTGGTCTCGTACACCGGCTTCATAACGGTGTAGTTGATCTCGCGCTGACGCGTTTCCCAAACCGGCTTGCAGACGGTGTAGGTACGGGTCTTGGTCTCGTACACCGGCTTCATGACGGTGTAGTTGACCTCTTTCTGACGGTTTTCCGTCACGTACTTCGTGTAGTTCACGACCTTCTCTTCCGCGACGCGGTCGTAGACCGTGCGGAAGCGGGTCTCGCACTTCTCCTCAATGATCCGCCGGGTTTCGGTCCGGTAGAGCATCTTCGAATCAGCGGCAACGCCGCCATCGATTTGGACGCCGCCAGCGGCGTCGCTTCCATAGTGGGCCGTGCAACCGCAGCCCGCGTTCGCTTGCGAACCCGCAAACGCCGCGAGGGCAGCCAGCAGCGGCAAGCCAAACAGACGTTTCATCGTGTTGGTCGCCTCCTCAGAAAGACAACAGGGGGTAGATGGGTAGACTGGTCAAGACAGATTGAATCCGTCCGTACTAAGGTCGGGATCGCTGCCTATTACCCCTTAGCTGTTCTGTGCAAATTCCTCAGTCGGCGTCTTCTCTGCATCTGACGCCTCCTTCCCATCCGAAGTCTTTGTGGGTTATCGACTTAGCTCACCAATCCGGAAAACTCAGCGTGACAGTCGTGGCCACCTATGCCGTCCGCGCCGATTGTGACGACGGACATCCGTAGACCGGTAACGGGGTGTCCGATCCCGGCTTCATTCACAGGCCGAAATTGCGTGGTTTCGCTGGGTCTCGTAGAGTGCAACCAGGACGGCGTCGCTGCCGTCGCCTGAGACGCGCCCGCTGCGGGCCTGCCAAACCGCCCGCCGTCGATGCCCAACGAAACCGAACACGACCCTCACGACGACCCCGCTAAGGCCCTCCCCGCGAAGGCCGACGAGGGCAAGCTGCCCCCCAAAGCGGTGGTCAGCCGTCTGAGTCTCTACCTGCGCGAGCTGCTCCGCATCGAGCACTCCGGCCAGCAGACCGTCAGCTCCAGCCAGTTGGGCAAGCTGCTGGGCTTCACCGACGCCCAGGTCCGCAAGGACCTGGCCTACTTTGGGCAGTTCGGACACCCCGGCGTGGGCTACCGCTGCGAAGAGCTGGTGGCCGCGATCCGCAAGATTCTCGGCACCGACCGCGAATGGGTCGTGGCGATCGTCGGCGTCGGCAACTTGGGCCGAGCCCTCTTGGGTTACAAGGGATTCCGTTCGCAGGGGTTTCGCGTCGCGGCGGCGTTCGACAGCGACTCGTCGAAGGTCGGCATGAGCTTCGGCGGCGTCGCCGTCGAGCCCACCACCGCCCTGGAAACGACGATCCGCGACCGCGGGGTCACCCTCGGTCTGATCGCCACGTCGCCCGAATCCGCCCAAGAGATCGCCGACCGGATGATCGCCGCCGGCGTGGTCGGGATCCTGAACTTTGCCCCCGTGACGCTGTCCTTACCCCCGGGCGTGAGCCTCGTGGGCGTCGACCTGGCGACCGAGCTCGAGCAGCTCAGCTTCGCCGTCGCCAACACCCAGGCCGCGGCGGCAAGAGAGGACTCTGCAGAGGACCCGTTAACGAGCGGGCCCGAGTGAGCTACACTTCCGATCTAGGCCGATAAGGCTTAGGTGGGCGCCGCCTCCCGCGGCTCCTGCGGAAACCCCGTAGTGTAATGGTAACACCAGGGATTTTGATTCCCTTATTCCAGGTTCGAGTCCTGGCGGGGTTGCTTACCAAAGCGGTTAGCTGTTGGCAGTTAGCGATTAGCCTGCGATTCGCTAACCGCCAACGACCAAAGGCTAACCGCTGAATGCTATCTTCCACCGAATCCCGCTTCGCCGTTGACGCCGTTTGCGAAGCGGCGCTGGTGGCTCGCCGTGTGCAGAGCGAGCTCGTGACCGAGGCCCTCACCAAGGGCGATAAGTCCCCGGTCACCGTTGGCGACTTCGCGGCTCAAGCGATCGTCGCCCGCCGCCTAGCCGAATCGGGCATGACGGTCCCGCTCGTCGGCGAAGAGTCGGCCGCCGACCTCCGCTGCGAGTCCGGCGCCGCGACGCTCGAGCAGGTGACGCACTTTGTCCGCACGATCTTCCCAACGGCGACGCCGGCCGAGGTCTGCGACTGGATCGATTGCGGAGCGCGAGAGCCCGGTGATGAATACTGGACGCTCGACCCGATCGACGGCACCAAGGGCTTCTTGCGTGGCGATCAGTACGCGGTCGCTCTGGCGCTGGTGCAAGGCGGCCGCGTCATGGTCGGCGCGCTCGGTTGTCCCGAACTCGAAAAGGCTTGCGAGCCGAATCGCGGCGGCGTCGGCACGGTGTTGTGCGCCGTGCGTGACGGCGGCGCCTATTGGCGTGACCTCGACGTTTCGGGCTGCTCGCCTTCGTGCGCCTGGCGCCGGCTGCAAGTGTCAGGCGTCACCGACCCCGCCGGCACACGGATGCTGCGCTCGGTCGAGAAGGGCCACACCAACCTCGGCGCGATCGACCACTTAGCGAATGCGATGGGCGTCACCGCCGAGCCGGTCGGCATGGACAGCCAAGCCAAGTACGCCGTCCTCGCCGCCGGTGGGGGCGAGATGCTCGTGCGGCTGCTCTCGGAGGACCGCCCCAACTACCGCGAAATGGTCTGGGACCAAGCGGCGGGCTCGATCGTCATCGAAGAAGCCGGCGGCCGCGTCACCGACCTCGACGGCAAACCGCTCGACTTCGCAAAGGGCCGTACCCTCGCCGCCAACCGTGGCGTCCTCGCCACGAATGGGCATCTGCACGATGCGGCGCTAGCGGCGCTGCGGGAGATTGGGGCCTAGGGGGTTGTTGGAGTGGTGAGCTTGCGCGTCGCGCAACTCTGGGCCCCATTCACAACATTCTCCCAACCTTTTTTTGACAACTCCCCGACGTTTCGCCACACTCACCCGCGGAACAGAATCGGGCTGGCGACCCCCGGCGTTTCTCTTCACGCATCAGCCGGGTAGCTAACGCCAGCCCCCAACCCCGCGGAGGCAGCGATGTCGCAGCGCGTGTGGCTTGCGAGCGTGTTGGCGGTGGCTTTGGGTGTGGTAGGGGTCCTCGTGGAGCGCTCTCGCTCCCAAGAAGAAGCCCCAGAACGAGCGGTCTCTCAGCCGCAGGCGGAAGCCAGCGGCGAATTCGGAGGCGGCTTCGGCCGTGCCAGTGGAGGCGGCGGTGAATTCGGGGGAAGGGGAGGCGATTTCGGCCGCGGTGGCGGAGGCGGATTCGCGGGCAGAGGAGGTGGATTCGGCGGTCGTGGTGAATTCGGCGCAAGTACGACCGCCGAAGCCCCTGAGGCGAAGCCTTTGCCTGCCCCAGCCGTCCCCCGGATCTGGGTCTCCGAAGACCCCGAAAGAACTGAGGAACTCTATGAGATCCTCAAGAGCCCGCTTCCCTCGGCGGGCCTCGAGTTTCCCGATGGCACAGCGCTCGAGGAAGTGATTGCGTACTTGTCGGACGAGTATCGTGTCCCGATTCTGCTCGACACGGTAGCTCTCGATGAACTCGGGATTGGCTCCGACGAACCCGTAGCGATCAGCGTAAGGAATATACAGTTGGGTCAGGCGATGCGGCGAATGCTCGAACCGCTGGAGTTGACCTATGTCGTTGATGACGGGGTTTTATTAGTAACTTCTGAAGAAGAAGCGTTGACCAAACTCCATGTGGCAATCTACGACGTTCGCGACCTGCTGCTAGAAGGAGATTTCGGTTCTCTCCAGGATCTCATCACCTCCACGATCGCTTCGGACACTTGGGTAGAGAATGGCGCAGGCGAAGCCGAAATCGTTGCCTATCCGCAACGCGGGGTACTGGTGATATCGCAGACGATGGCAGTGCATGAAGAGATCGCACGTTTACTGGCCGCGATGCGTCGGATGTCGTTTGATCCCGATGCGAGGCCACTTACTAAGAGGACGAACAACCACGTTCAAGCCGCTGCAATTCGAGACAGCATCGAAGCTGCGGGGAGAGAGTACGACGCACAGCTCTCGCCGGGCGGTGGAGGCGCGTTCTCGATTTTGGACTCGAGTTCAGTTACTGATGTTTCTGCAGCCGTCGAATGAAGCGTCTGGGAGGAGTCTTGATTGACGATGCCCACGCCGAAGCCTTCACGGCCCGGTACGTGCGACTCCTCGTCACCGCGGCGGACGGGCATTGGCTCGACGCCGCGGTGACTTCGCTATGCGGTTACGGCACGAGCGTGATCGGCTGCGATTGCGAGATCGCCGTCGAACGCCAGCTCCTTGAGAATGAAACGCCCGACGGCCGCCCCGGCGCCGCGGTGCTCGCCTTCGGCTTCAAAGCGGCGCCACTCGGCAAGGCGGTCGCGAAGCGCGTCGGCCAAACGATTCTTACTTGCCCCACGGCGGCCGTCTTCGATGGCCTGCCGGACGAAGCCGACCGCGCGGCGCTCGGCGACTACTTACGGTACTTCGGCGACGGTCACGAGCGCCGTGAGGAAGACACGTGGGTCGTTCCCATCATGGAAGGTGAAGTGAGTTTCCCGGCGACTATCGGCGTCGGTCGCGGCGTCGCCGGCGGCGTGCTGCTCTTCTGCGGAGACGACCGAATGAAAACGCTCTCCGCCGCACGGCAAGCAGCCGAAGCCGTCCGCGAATTGCCGGGCGTCATCACCCCGTTCCCCGGCGGTGTCTGTCGCAGCGGCAGCAAAGTCGGCTCGCGCTACAAGCCGCTCTTCGCCTCCACAAACGAAGCCTACTGCCCGACGCTCGTCGAGACGGTCGCGACCAAACTCCCGGAGGGCGCCACCTGCGTCTACGAGCTCGTCATCAACGGCACGAGCGAACAAGCCGTCCGCGACGCGATGCGTGCCGCCCTTCAAGCAACAGCCAACGCCGACCTCCTGGCGATCACGGCGCCGGAGTTCGGCGGTAAGCTTGGCAAGGTCCTCATCCCCTTCTGCGAGCTTCAGTAAAGGAAGAATCACGCAAAGTCGCGAAGGCGCAGAGGACTCGCAAGCAAGAGCCTTTGCGCCTTCGCGACTTTGCTTGAGTCCTGCCGGCTTAGGAGCTGAAAGGGGCCCCGTGGCCGATTGGGTGGCGATCCACTAGCATCCGAGGCTTCCCCGACGTTTGCCGCCCGCCTGTTTTGCCGATGGATTCGCCCCTAGGAGCCGCCGACCCCGCCGCCGAGCCGCGGCGGAGAGAGCTCCAGTCGCTCTTGCGGACCGAGATCCCGATCGCGGCTCAGATGGATGTGGCGGTGGACCAAATCGCCCCGCAGGGCCTCTGGTTGTCGATGCCGCTGGCCCCGAATCGCAATCCGCACCAGACGGCGTTCGCTGGCAGCCTGAACTCGCTGTGTACGCTGGCGGGTTGGGCGATGACGCACCTGCTCCTCGAGCAGCTGGGAATCGACGGCGCGACCGTGCTGCGGCGTAGCTCCATCAAGTACCACGAGCCGGTTGAATCGGACCGCGTCGTCGCTTGGTGCCTGCCGCCCCGCGACGCCGACTGGGAGCATTTTGTGGAGATGCTCCCGGAGAAAGGCCAAGCAAAGCTCGACCTCGTAGTCGAGATCGCCGGCTCGGTGTCAGAGCGCCCAGCCGTTCTTTTTGCTGGGAATTACGTCGTTCTCGGTAACGGAGAATCTTAAGGCCGCCATTTTGGCGGTCTCGCTGCGGCGCCCTGTCGCTTCCAAGGCCTCTCGGCGGTGCC from Botrimarina mediterranea encodes:
- a CDS encoding MGH1-like glycoside hydrolase domain-containing protein, with the translated sequence MIRHALRSFRLQTHHAARFASRLRRVGVYGFNLLLWSRLVDRRLDAVPIELARTLLDKKGVRYSAPSLGVAGVEANRAAVWEEGFAGVYATLLLNLQTPDTLSPVRYAHPAPSFAGVYLWDSAFISQVWAPWDRMVARDVLQAVVDLRDGDRLQHVVADFSESVFTQPPLLAWAVHRLAQAQEIRDDPGWLGAMYEPLAAYHEWLKANRRLEGGLYAWLHPYESGIDNSPRFSTLDESRFADTTHLAAPDFTTYMVLQCEALAELSDLLDREDAPTYRQAAQGLRDGMNDRLWHAGDGVYYDRNETSGEFVRSKTIASLLPLWAGAPTDAFADRLRDQAMDPEAFGTTVPLPTVARNDPFFAKDMWRGPVWINTAYAVLQGLARHGYLEETASLAYRLCDGVYRTFGECRRFFEFYDPDRYDIEELGRKAGNRWKHFTLGSKPVGEFVGWTGLVNTIVIETLVGFHHVAGRRVLRPLLPKEAEGVALNVRLPQEGLDITVEREGDRVLATVRSLGLTQRLEIGFGETANIDIPAGEETTL
- a CDS encoding redox-sensing transcriptional repressor Rex translates to MPNETEHDPHDDPAKALPAKADEGKLPPKAVVSRLSLYLRELLRIEHSGQQTVSSSQLGKLLGFTDAQVRKDLAYFGQFGHPGVGYRCEELVAAIRKILGTDREWVVAIVGVGNLGRALLGYKGFRSQGFRVAAAFDSDSSKVGMSFGGVAVEPTTALETTIRDRGVTLGLIATSPESAQEIADRMIAAGVVGILNFAPVTLSLPPGVSLVGVDLATELEQLSFAVANTQAAAAREDSAEDPLTSGPE
- a CDS encoding 3'(2'),5'-bisphosphate nucleotidase, translating into MLSSTESRFAVDAVCEAALVARRVQSELVTEALTKGDKSPVTVGDFAAQAIVARRLAESGMTVPLVGEESAADLRCESGAATLEQVTHFVRTIFPTATPAEVCDWIDCGAREPGDEYWTLDPIDGTKGFLRGDQYAVALALVQGGRVMVGALGCPELEKACEPNRGGVGTVLCAVRDGGAYWRDLDVSGCSPSCAWRRLQVSGVTDPAGTRMLRSVEKGHTNLGAIDHLANAMGVTAEPVGMDSQAKYAVLAAGGGEMLVRLLSEDRPNYREMVWDQAAGSIVIEEAGGRVTDLDGKPLDFAKGRTLAANRGVLATNGHLHDAALAALREIGA
- the fhcD gene encoding formylmethanofuran--tetrahydromethanopterin N-formyltransferase, which codes for MIDDAHAEAFTARYVRLLVTAADGHWLDAAVTSLCGYGTSVIGCDCEIAVERQLLENETPDGRPGAAVLAFGFKAAPLGKAVAKRVGQTILTCPTAAVFDGLPDEADRAALGDYLRYFGDGHERREEDTWVVPIMEGEVSFPATIGVGRGVAGGVLLFCGDDRMKTLSAARQAAEAVRELPGVITPFPGGVCRSGSKVGSRYKPLFASTNEAYCPTLVETVATKLPEGATCVYELVINGTSEQAVRDAMRAALQATANADLLAITAPEFGGKLGKVLIPFCELQ
- a CDS encoding YiiD C-terminal domain-containing protein produces the protein MDSPLGAADPAAEPRRRELQSLLRTEIPIAAQMDVAVDQIAPQGLWLSMPLAPNRNPHQTAFAGSLNSLCTLAGWAMTHLLLEQLGIDGATVLRRSSIKYHEPVESDRVVAWCLPPRDADWEHFVEMLPEKGQAKLDLVVEIAGSVSERPAVLFAGNYVVLGNGES